The following coding sequences lie in one Trueperaceae bacterium genomic window:
- the asnS gene encoding asparagine--tRNA ligase produces MRIVSIEELPRHVGERVQVNGWLTGLRSSGKIAFLQLRDGSGYVQGVLVKSEVDEATFELARSLPQESAVAVTGEVRADTRSQNGVELGLDSVALIGRSGDYPITPKEHGVDFLFEHRHLYLRHKAPWAMLRVRDEIERGIHDFFSDRGFLRFDAPFFMPTAVEGTTNLFEIALFDEGSAYLSQSGQLYAEAGAMALGKVYTFGPTFRAEKSKTRRHLLEFWMVEPEVAYLEHEGNMQLQEDMVAYLVGRVLDKRRAELELLGRDVAKLEPSANGDFPRITYDEALAYLATKGEVLQFGDDFGAPHETMLGERYDRPVFVEKWPTAAKAFYMQPVAGDPTRVLAADLIGPEGYGELIGGSQRIHDLDLLLRRIREHDLPEEAFGWYLDLRRFGSVPHSGFGMGLERFLAWVTGAHHLREVIPFPRMLTRIYP; encoded by the coding sequence ATGAGGATCGTCAGCATCGAAGAGTTGCCGCGTCACGTCGGCGAACGGGTGCAAGTCAACGGTTGGCTCACCGGCCTGCGCTCGAGCGGCAAGATCGCCTTCCTACAGCTCCGGGACGGCAGCGGCTACGTCCAGGGCGTGCTCGTCAAGAGCGAGGTCGACGAGGCCACCTTCGAGCTCGCCCGCTCCCTGCCGCAGGAGTCCGCCGTCGCCGTCACGGGCGAGGTCAGGGCCGACACGCGGTCCCAGAACGGCGTGGAGCTGGGGCTCGACTCCGTTGCCCTGATCGGGCGCAGCGGCGACTACCCGATCACCCCGAAGGAGCACGGGGTCGACTTCCTCTTCGAGCACCGCCACCTGTACCTGCGTCACAAGGCGCCGTGGGCCATGCTGCGCGTGCGCGACGAGATCGAGCGGGGCATCCACGACTTCTTCTCCGACCGGGGCTTCCTGCGCTTCGACGCGCCGTTCTTCATGCCCACCGCCGTCGAGGGCACGACCAACCTCTTCGAGATCGCGCTCTTCGACGAGGGCAGCGCCTACCTGTCGCAGTCCGGCCAGCTCTACGCCGAGGCCGGCGCCATGGCGCTCGGCAAGGTGTACACGTTCGGACCTACCTTCCGGGCCGAGAAGAGCAAGACGCGCAGGCACCTGCTCGAGTTCTGGATGGTGGAGCCCGAGGTCGCCTACCTGGAGCACGAAGGCAACATGCAGCTTCAGGAGGACATGGTCGCCTACCTCGTCGGCCGGGTCCTCGACAAGCGCCGCGCCGAGCTCGAGCTGCTCGGCCGCGACGTCGCGAAGCTGGAACCGAGCGCCAACGGCGACTTCCCGCGGATCACCTACGACGAGGCGCTCGCCTACCTGGCGACGAAGGGCGAGGTCTTGCAGTTCGGCGACGACTTCGGCGCCCCGCACGAGACCATGCTCGGCGAGCGCTACGACAGGCCGGTGTTCGTAGAGAAGTGGCCGACGGCCGCCAAGGCGTTCTACATGCAGCCGGTGGCGGGCGACCCGACGCGCGTGCTGGCCGCCGACCTGATCGGCCCGGAGGGGTACGGCGAGCTCATCGGGGGGTCGCAGCGCATCCACGACCTCGACCTGCTGCTTAGGCGCATCCGGGAGCACGACCTGCCGGAGGAGGCCTTCGGCTGGTACCTAGACCTCCGGCGTTTCGGAAGCGTGCCCCACTCCGGCTTCGGCATGGGCCTCGAGCGCTTCCTGGCCTGGGTCACGGGAGCGCACCACCTCCGTGAGGTCATCCCGTTCCCCCGCATGCTCACTCGCATCTACCCTTAG
- a CDS encoding N-acetylmuramoyl-L-alanine amidase, which yields MSSARSARIGRLLGACLLLWVVTLAFAEPRLLVNGRDIAANTTELVKGTSYAPGAALARALGAELTSDLGRGIVSLQVGGRVMQLALVGEPPAAGAVTESVWLDGRAVAGGPAVMTGGEVFLPVKAVAEALGASVTYLADEDTVMVVQPRARLTAMRAQARGGERVELSLSALVRYSTFFNEPLSTLHVYLERTDVETRLPTLEGEAFTTTTATATSGATEVRIQLRPGTDYRVYAVPDGRGFRLNVALGVAVGETESDKVYVVLDPGHGGSDQGIVTPGFGSEAALTLAFAERLSAGLTARGMRVALTRDLDALVDQAERERLGIGADLFISIHVAPVELGEFRAYYLGAAANATSLDMAVRENATAALREGATDTLRRELLLGLVPDLDVGRRVSEALAGRLFAVGGYRAEVVASAPLQVLGGAAGRGVLLEFSAADLASDGLPERFADAVEQLAREGGIGAAR from the coding sequence GCCGAGCCGCGCCTGCTCGTCAACGGCCGCGACATCGCCGCTAACACCACCGAGCTGGTGAAGGGCACGAGCTACGCGCCTGGCGCCGCCCTGGCCCGCGCGCTCGGCGCCGAGCTGACCAGCGACCTCGGCCGGGGCATCGTCTCGCTTCAGGTCGGTGGGCGCGTCATGCAGCTTGCCCTGGTGGGGGAGCCGCCCGCCGCAGGTGCCGTCACGGAGTCCGTGTGGCTCGACGGCCGCGCCGTCGCGGGTGGCCCGGCCGTCATGACCGGCGGCGAGGTGTTCCTGCCCGTCAAGGCCGTGGCCGAGGCCCTCGGAGCCAGCGTCACCTACCTGGCCGACGAGGACACCGTGATGGTCGTCCAGCCCCGGGCGCGGCTCACGGCCATGCGCGCGCAGGCGCGCGGCGGCGAGCGTGTCGAGCTGAGCCTCAGCGCGCTCGTGCGCTACTCGACGTTCTTCAACGAGCCGCTCTCCACGCTCCACGTGTACTTGGAACGCACGGACGTCGAGACGCGCCTGCCCACGCTGGAGGGCGAGGCCTTCACGACCACCACGGCGACGGCGACGTCCGGCGCCACCGAGGTGAGGATCCAGCTGCGGCCAGGTACGGACTACCGGGTATACGCCGTGCCGGACGGCCGCGGCTTCAGGCTGAACGTCGCCCTTGGCGTCGCCGTCGGGGAGACGGAGTCCGACAAGGTGTACGTGGTCCTGGACCCCGGTCACGGCGGCTCCGACCAGGGGATCGTCACCCCAGGCTTCGGCAGCGAGGCCGCGTTGACCCTTGCGTTCGCGGAGCGCCTGTCCGCGGGGCTGACGGCCCGCGGCATGCGCGTGGCCCTCACGCGCGACCTCGACGCGCTCGTCGACCAGGCCGAGCGCGAGAGGCTCGGGATCGGCGCCGACCTGTTCATCTCCATCCACGTCGCGCCCGTCGAGCTCGGCGAGTTCCGCGCCTACTATCTGGGCGCCGCCGCCAACGCGACCAGCCTCGACATGGCCGTACGGGAGAACGCCACCGCGGCGTTGCGCGAGGGCGCTACGGACACGCTGCGGCGCGAGCTGCTGCTCGGCCTCGTGCCGGACCTCGACGTCGGCAGGCGCGTCTCGGAGGCCCTCGCCGGCCGGCTCTTCGCGGTCGGGGGGTACAGGGCGGAGGTGGTGGCGAGCGCGCCCCTCCAGGTCCTCGGCGGCGCCGCCGGCCGCGGGGTGCTGCTCGAGTTCTCGGCCGCCGACCTCGCGTCCGACGGCCTGCCGGAGCGGTTCGCGGACGCCGTCGAACAGCTCGCCCGCGAAGGTGGCATCGGTGCGGCGCGCTGA